A single window of Lacerta agilis isolate rLacAgi1 chromosome 12, rLacAgi1.pri, whole genome shotgun sequence DNA harbors:
- the NR1D2 gene encoding nuclear receptor subfamily 1 group D member 2 isoform X2, translating to MVLLCKVCGDVASGFHYGVHACEGCKGFFRRSIQQNIKYKKCLKNNNCSIMRMNRNRCQQCRFKKCLSVGMSRDAVRFGRIPKREKQRMLIEMQSAMKTMMNTQFSDHLSNEASRDSQEPLLLLPQEEQENAGGHSSPSPVLPLPPPPPPASDIAKEEVIGMVTRAHKDTFMYNQEQPKNPPTPGQPQNTERNLKYSGGCGETSNSGISSAHHGGNEQRFIGQRKGRNNMHYPNGHSNLCFTNSHSVNLANGAASKSCNGRPQSGFPQHVSMNAYPCNPGERMHLVCPMNKTPFVDPNKSGHEVWEEFSMSFTPAVKEVVEFAKRVPGFRDLSQHDQVNLLKAGTFEVLMVRFASLFDAKDRTVTFLSGKKYSVDDLRSMGAGDLLNSMFEFSEKLNALNLSDEEMSLFTAVVLVSAERSGIENVNSVEALQETLIRVLRTLITKNHPNEASIFTKLLLKLPDLRSLNNMHSEELLAFKVHP from the exons ATGGTCCTGCTGTGCAAAGTCTGTGGAGATGTTGCTTCAGGATTCCACTACGGCGTCCATGCCTGTGAGGGGTGCAAG GGCTTTTTCAGAAGAAGCATCCAGCAAAATATCAAATACAAGAAGTGCCTGAAGAATAATAACTGCTCTATAATGAGAATGAATAGGAACAGGTGCCAGCAGTGCCGGTTCAAAAAATGTTTGTCGGTTGGGATGTCAAGAGATG CCGTTCGATTTGGCCGGATTCCTAAACGTGAGAAGCAGAGGATGCTGATTGAGATGCAAAGCGCCATGAAAACCATGATGAACACCCAGTTCAGCGATCATTTGTCCAACGAAGCCTCGAGGGACAGCCAAGAACCTTTGCTTCTGCTGCCTCAAGAAGAGCAGGAAAACGCCGGCGGccattcttctccttctcctgttctccccctccccccacctccccctcccGCCTCTGACATTGCTAAGGAAGAAGTGATTGGCATGGTGACCAGAGCCCACAAAGATACCTTTATGTACAACCAGGAGCAACCCAAAAACCCTCCCACTCCTGGGCAGCCCCAGAATACGGAGAGAAACCTCAAGTACAGTGGTGGTTGTGGTGAAACCAGTAATAGTGGCATAAGCAGCGCCCATCATGGTGGGAATGAACAACGTTTCATTGGACAGCGCAAAGGGCGAAACAACATGCATTATCCAAATGGGCATAGTAACCTTTGCTTTACAAACAGCCATTCTGTGAACTTGGCTAATGGCGCCGCCTCAAAAAGTTGCAATGGTAGGCCTCAAAGTGGCTTTCCTCAGCACGTGTCTATGAACGCCTACCCCTGCAACCCCGGAGAAAGGATGCACTTG GTTTGCCCAATGAACAAGACCCCTTTTGTGGACCCAAATAAGTCTGGTCATGAAGTCTGGGAAGAATTTTCCATGAGCTTTACTCCTGCTGTGAAGGAAGTGGTGGAGTTTGCCAAACGTGTCCCAGGTTTCCGAGACCTTTCACAACATGACCAAGTAAACCTTCTGAAGGCTGGAACCTTTGAG GTTTTAATGGTACGGTTTGCATCCTTATTTGATGCAAAGGATCGCACTGTCACTTTTCTTAGTGGAAAGAAATACAGTGTGGACGATCTGCGTTCAATGGGAGCTGGTGATCTGCTCAACTCCATGTTTGAGTTTAGTGAGAAACTAAATGCCCTGAACCTTAGTGATGAAGAAATGAGCTTGTTTACAGCTGTGGTCCTTGTGTCTGCTG AACGATCGGGAATAGAAAATGTCAACTCGGTGGAAGCGTTGCAAGAAACACTAATCCGTGTGCTTAGGACCTTAATCACAAAAAACCATCCGAACGAAGCCTCTATATTTACAAAACTGCTCTTGAAGTTGCCTGACTTGCGTTCCTTAAACAACATGCACTCTGAGGAACTCCTGGCCTTTAAAGTTCACCCATAG
- the NR1D2 gene encoding nuclear receptor subfamily 1 group D member 2 isoform X1: MEVNAGGVIAYVSSSSSASSPASCHSEGSESSFLSSSPVPHSPNSSSSDGSCSSKRKGGSDGVPKNHQLDDGVKASQPSVTALTKGHGGLTKFNGMVLLCKVCGDVASGFHYGVHACEGCKGFFRRSIQQNIKYKKCLKNNNCSIMRMNRNRCQQCRFKKCLSVGMSRDAVRFGRIPKREKQRMLIEMQSAMKTMMNTQFSDHLSNEASRDSQEPLLLLPQEEQENAGGHSSPSPVLPLPPPPPPASDIAKEEVIGMVTRAHKDTFMYNQEQPKNPPTPGQPQNTERNLKYSGGCGETSNSGISSAHHGGNEQRFIGQRKGRNNMHYPNGHSNLCFTNSHSVNLANGAASKSCNGRPQSGFPQHVSMNAYPCNPGERMHLVCPMNKTPFVDPNKSGHEVWEEFSMSFTPAVKEVVEFAKRVPGFRDLSQHDQVNLLKAGTFEVLMVRFASLFDAKDRTVTFLSGKKYSVDDLRSMGAGDLLNSMFEFSEKLNALNLSDEEMSLFTAVVLVSAERSGIENVNSVEALQETLIRVLRTLITKNHPNEASIFTKLLLKLPDLRSLNNMHSEELLAFKVHP; the protein is encoded by the exons GTGGTGTGATTGCTTACGTCAGCTCTTCAAGTTCAGCCTCTAGCCCTGCCTCGTGCCACagcgagggatcagagagcagctTCCTGTCCTCGTCACCTGTACCGCACTCACCAAACAGTTCCTCTTCAGacggcagctgcagcagcaagagGAAAGGGGGCTCTGATGGAGTACCAAAGAATCACCAGTTGGATGACGGCGTTAAGGCCAGCCAGCCCAGTGTAACTGCATTGACCAAGGGCCATGGTGGACTTACAA AATTTAATGGCATGGTCCTGCTGTGCAAAGTCTGTGGAGATGTTGCTTCAGGATTCCACTACGGCGTCCATGCCTGTGAGGGGTGCAAG GGCTTTTTCAGAAGAAGCATCCAGCAAAATATCAAATACAAGAAGTGCCTGAAGAATAATAACTGCTCTATAATGAGAATGAATAGGAACAGGTGCCAGCAGTGCCGGTTCAAAAAATGTTTGTCGGTTGGGATGTCAAGAGATG CCGTTCGATTTGGCCGGATTCCTAAACGTGAGAAGCAGAGGATGCTGATTGAGATGCAAAGCGCCATGAAAACCATGATGAACACCCAGTTCAGCGATCATTTGTCCAACGAAGCCTCGAGGGACAGCCAAGAACCTTTGCTTCTGCTGCCTCAAGAAGAGCAGGAAAACGCCGGCGGccattcttctccttctcctgttctccccctccccccacctccccctcccGCCTCTGACATTGCTAAGGAAGAAGTGATTGGCATGGTGACCAGAGCCCACAAAGATACCTTTATGTACAACCAGGAGCAACCCAAAAACCCTCCCACTCCTGGGCAGCCCCAGAATACGGAGAGAAACCTCAAGTACAGTGGTGGTTGTGGTGAAACCAGTAATAGTGGCATAAGCAGCGCCCATCATGGTGGGAATGAACAACGTTTCATTGGACAGCGCAAAGGGCGAAACAACATGCATTATCCAAATGGGCATAGTAACCTTTGCTTTACAAACAGCCATTCTGTGAACTTGGCTAATGGCGCCGCCTCAAAAAGTTGCAATGGTAGGCCTCAAAGTGGCTTTCCTCAGCACGTGTCTATGAACGCCTACCCCTGCAACCCCGGAGAAAGGATGCACTTG GTTTGCCCAATGAACAAGACCCCTTTTGTGGACCCAAATAAGTCTGGTCATGAAGTCTGGGAAGAATTTTCCATGAGCTTTACTCCTGCTGTGAAGGAAGTGGTGGAGTTTGCCAAACGTGTCCCAGGTTTCCGAGACCTTTCACAACATGACCAAGTAAACCTTCTGAAGGCTGGAACCTTTGAG GTTTTAATGGTACGGTTTGCATCCTTATTTGATGCAAAGGATCGCACTGTCACTTTTCTTAGTGGAAAGAAATACAGTGTGGACGATCTGCGTTCAATGGGAGCTGGTGATCTGCTCAACTCCATGTTTGAGTTTAGTGAGAAACTAAATGCCCTGAACCTTAGTGATGAAGAAATGAGCTTGTTTACAGCTGTGGTCCTTGTGTCTGCTG AACGATCGGGAATAGAAAATGTCAACTCGGTGGAAGCGTTGCAAGAAACACTAATCCGTGTGCTTAGGACCTTAATCACAAAAAACCATCCGAACGAAGCCTCTATATTTACAAAACTGCTCTTGAAGTTGCCTGACTTGCGTTCCTTAAACAACATGCACTCTGAGGAACTCCTGGCCTTTAAAGTTCACCCATAG